From a region of the Rhodospirillaceae bacterium genome:
- a CDS encoding HAD-IIIA family hydrolase encodes MPVSFPPRGGLFLDRDGVVNVDRGYVHRPDQIEFVPGVFDLGRTAMRLNLPIMIVTNQAGIARGLYTTQQLRDLMAWMVAQFAGEGVAVAHVEHSPWFPPDLTPPDGRPLLAEWVRDSWWRKPGAGMLHRAARAVGVDPAQSVLIGDREGDIAAGREAGVRATIQFVPETPSPALDLTPDTPADPDPDFGADYRCRRHAETIEILERLYG; translated from the coding sequence GTGCCCGTATCCTTTCCTCCGCGCGGCGGCCTGTTCCTGGATCGCGACGGCGTCGTCAACGTCGACCGGGGCTACGTCCATCGGCCGGACCAGATCGAATTTGTCCCCGGCGTATTCGACCTCGGCCGCACTGCCATGCGGCTCAACCTGCCGATCATGATCGTCACCAACCAGGCCGGCATCGCCCGCGGCCTCTACACAACGCAGCAGCTCCGCGACCTCATGGCCTGGATGGTGGCGCAGTTCGCCGGCGAGGGCGTGGCGGTCGCCCATGTCGAGCACAGTCCGTGGTTCCCGCCCGATCTGACGCCGCCGGACGGCCGCCCGCTGTTGGCCGAATGGGTGCGCGATTCCTGGTGGCGCAAGCCGGGCGCCGGCATGCTGCACCGCGCCGCCCGGGCCGTCGGGGTCGATCCGGCGCAGAGCGTGCTGATCGGCGACCGGGAGGGCGATATCGCGGCGGGGCGGGAGGCCGGCGTGCGCGCCACCATCCAGTTCGTCCCCGAAACGCCGAGCCCGGCCCTGGACCTCACCCCGGACACGCCGGCCGATCCCGACCCGGATTTCGGTGCGGACTACCGGTGCCGCCGCCACGCGGAAACCATCGAAATCCTGGAGCGGCTCTACGGCTGA